The Chloroflexota bacterium genome contains a region encoding:
- a CDS encoding 50S ribosomal protein L10 has product MPVTREIKEEMVAELTAEFKKSQALIFADYRGVPTAELAKLRNQLRGMKSGLHVTKNTLVALALERAGLPVPQDLLEGPNVIAFCYTDIAGTARAINDFLKDREVKVRGAIMGQTVMRGAETAALANLPTREQALGRLLGTIIAPGTQIAGVVASGIRQVLYLLKARAEQLEKQGAAA; this is encoded by the coding sequence TTGCCCGTAACTCGTGAAATCAAAGAGGAAATGGTCGCCGAACTGACCGCCGAGTTTAAGAAATCGCAGGCACTCATCTTTGCCGATTATCGCGGCGTGCCGACGGCGGAACTCGCCAAGTTGCGCAATCAACTGCGCGGAATGAAGAGCGGTTTGCACGTCACGAAGAACACGTTGGTGGCGCTCGCACTCGAACGTGCGGGACTGCCCGTGCCCCAGGATCTGCTCGAAGGTCCGAACGTGATCGCGTTCTGCTACACCGACATCGCTGGCACGGCGAGAGCGATCAACGATTTCTTGAAGGATCGCGAAGTCAAGGTGCGCGGCGCGATCATGGGTCAAACCGTTATGCGCGGTGCGGAAACCGCGGCGCTGGCGAACTTGCCCACTCGCGAACAAGCACTCGGTCGCTTGCTCGGTACGATCATCGCTCCCGGCACCCAGATTGCTGGGGTGGTCGCGTCTGGCATCCGCCAGGTTTTGTACTTGCTCAAGGCGCGCGCGGAGCAACTCGAAAAGCAAGGCGCGGCGGCGTAA
- a CDS encoding type II toxin-antitoxin system HicA family toxin — protein sequence MCSRSWGDGVTSKFPIHAPQAKVIKALQSLGFRTVREGSHIAIVRENLDGTRTPLTIPNHRTLKSSTLRAILTQSGISRDDFLKAYEDA from the coding sequence ATTTGTAGCCGAAGCTGGGGTGACGGTGTAACGTCCAAGTTCCCGATTCACGCGCCTCAAGCCAAGGTAATCAAGGCACTCCAATCGTTGGGCTTTCGTACCGTTCGCGAAGGCAGCCACATTGCGATTGTGCGCGAGAATCTTGATGGAACGCGCACGCCGCTGACGATACCGAATCATCGCACACTGAAAAGCTCCACCTTGCGCGCGATACTCACCCAGTCCGGTATATCGAGAGATGATTTCCTGAAAGCATACGAGGACGCGTAA
- a CDS encoding 50S ribosomal protein L1 produces the protein MSKRGKKYLEALKHVDVNKEYSTKEAVVLLKKTAYTKFPGTVELHLRLGVDVKQADQMVRGVTLLPHGTGKQIRIAVFADGDAERIAKEAGADFAGGDDLIKQVEGGFLGFDVAVAVPQLMAKVGRLGKVLGTRGLMPNPKAGTVVAADQLPRILKELRQGRVEFRTDKTGNIHTVVGKSNFTEEQLHENLTSIIEAIVRAKPAAAKGVYIKKMVVTNTMGPGIRLNVNEATNVKAVE, from the coding sequence ATGTCCAAGCGCGGCAAAAAGTATCTCGAAGCGCTCAAGCACGTGGATGTTAACAAGGAGTACTCGACCAAGGAAGCGGTCGTCCTCCTTAAGAAGACGGCGTACACTAAATTTCCTGGGACAGTCGAACTGCACCTGAGATTGGGTGTAGATGTCAAGCAAGCCGATCAAATGGTGCGCGGTGTAACGCTCCTGCCGCACGGCACGGGCAAGCAAATTCGTATCGCGGTGTTTGCAGATGGGGATGCTGAACGCATCGCGAAAGAAGCCGGCGCGGATTTCGCCGGCGGCGATGATTTGATCAAGCAAGTCGAAGGCGGCTTTCTCGGTTTCGATGTGGCGGTCGCGGTACCGCAATTGATGGCGAAGGTCGGTCGTCTCGGCAAAGTGCTTGGCACGCGCGGCTTGATGCCGAACCCGAAAGCTGGGACGGTCGTGGCGGCGGATCAACTGCCGCGTATTCTTAAGGAACTGCGCCAGGGTCGCGTCGAGTTTCGCACCGACAAGACCGGCAACATTCACACCGTCGTCGGCAAGTCGAACTTTACCGAAGAGCAACTGCACGAAAACCTGACTTCGATAATCGAAGCGATCGTACGCGCCAAGCCCGCCGCGGCGAAAGGCGTCTACATCAAAAAGATGGTCGTGACGAATACGATGGGACCGGGCATCCGCCTCAACGTCAACGAAGCGACCAACGTCAAAGCGGTGGAATAA
- the rplL gene encoding 50S ribosomal protein L7/L12, with amino-acid sequence MASEKLLKIAEDIQGLTLIEASELVKVLEEKLGVSAAAPVAMAAMGGAPAAGGAAPAAAAEEKTEFEIVLKEAGSQKIPVIKVVREIVSGLGLKEAKDLVESAPASIKKGATKEEAAEAKKKLEDVGASVEIK; translated from the coding sequence ATGGCATCTGAAAAATTGCTCAAGATTGCGGAAGACATTCAGGGCTTGACGCTCATCGAAGCTTCCGAACTGGTCAAAGTGCTCGAAGAAAAACTCGGCGTGAGCGCCGCCGCCCCGGTCGCGATGGCAGCGATGGGTGGCGCGCCTGCCGCTGGTGGCGCAGCACCCGCCGCCGCCGCGGAAGAAAAGACCGAATTCGAAATCGTCCTCAAGGAAGCCGGTTCGCAAAAGATTCCGGTGATCAAGGTCGTCCGTGAAATCGTCTCGGGTCTCGGCTTGAAAGAAGCCAAGGACCTCGTCGAGTCCGCGCCGGCGTCCATCAAAAAGGGCGCGACCAAGGAAGAAGCCGCCGAAGCCAAAAAGAAATTGGAAGACGTTGGCGCTTCCGTCGAGATCAAATAA
- a CDS encoding DUF4058 family protein, with product MPSPFPGMDPFLEGEMWQEFHGTLANAIRAQLIPHLKPKYVALLAKRFTFGDPVLSITRTIYPDVHVVKQTRAAYAPAGNSVELQNPLPEPVPYLAVEIRDVAERRLVTAIEILSPENKRGRGFREYASKRIEILETDTHLLEIDLLRLGQRLELIGELPRAAFYVLLSRWTRRPNTQVYPIQLRDRLPIVPVPLLPPDPDVTLDLQAALDACFDLVGYERLLDYTQTLAELSEEETFWVNNTVFAMKTA from the coding sequence ATGCCTTCTCCATTTCCTGGCATGGATCCGTTTCTCGAAGGCGAGATGTGGCAAGAGTTTCATGGCACACTCGCCAACGCGATTCGCGCCCAGTTGATTCCACATCTCAAGCCGAAATATGTCGCGTTGTTGGCAAAGCGGTTCACCTTTGGCGACCCAGTTCTGAGTATAACCAGAACGATCTACCCGGATGTTCACGTCGTCAAGCAAACGCGCGCAGCGTATGCGCCCGCCGGCAATTCGGTTGAATTACAAAATCCATTGCCCGAACCTGTCCCGTACCTCGCGGTCGAGATTCGCGATGTCGCCGAGCGGCGATTGGTCACCGCCATCGAAATCCTGTCGCCTGAAAATAAACGCGGCAGAGGATTTCGCGAGTACGCGTCCAAGCGCATCGAGATTTTGGAGACGGACACGCATCTGCTCGAAATTGATTTGCTACGACTGGGTCAACGCCTCGAATTGATCGGCGAACTGCCGCGCGCGGCGTTCTATGTTTTGCTCAGCCGCTGGACGCGCCGACCAAACACGCAGGTCTATCCGATTCAATTGCGCGACCGATTGCCCATCGTCCCGGTGCCGCTCTTGCCACCCGACCCAGATGTGACGCTCGATTTGCAAGCCGCGCTCGACGCGTGTTTCGATCTCGTCGGCTACGAACGCCTGCTCGATTACACCCAGACACTCGCGGAGTTGAGTGAGGAAGAAACATTCTGGGTAAACAATACTGTCTTTGCGATGAAAACAGCATAG
- a CDS encoding M20 family metallopeptidase, which yields MSTLSNLKQRAIAAIDAQREELEQLSITIHTHPELAFQEVESAEYLCDALERADYNVTRGVGTLITAFRAERRGKSDGATVALLAEYDALPDIGHACGHNIIGTAAIGAAIGVRAVMDHLPGTLVVIGTPAEEGGGGKIILLENGGFAGVDAAMMTHPSGRTMVNRGSLASVRLNIEFSGKAAHAAAAPEDGINALEAVILTFNNINALRLHLKPEARLHGIITRGGSAANIIPDYAAAQFSVRAASQKYSHEILARVIECAQAAGLATGATLKHSVKPGYAEMIPNSVMARLFAENWNALGIQVKDVRPNERMGSTDMGNVSQTVPALHAYIAIGPEGIPGHTTEFRDAAISPAGHAGLIHAAKGMALTAIDLLSDAALMQAARDEFVAMMSK from the coding sequence ATGTCAACTCTTTCCAATTTGAAACAACGCGCGATCGCCGCGATTGACGCGCAGCGCGAGGAACTTGAACAACTCAGTATCACGATTCACACGCACCCCGAACTTGCATTTCAAGAAGTCGAATCCGCCGAGTATCTGTGCGACGCGCTCGAACGCGCTGATTATAATGTGACGCGCGGCGTCGGTACGCTGATCACCGCATTTCGCGCGGAACGCCGCGGCAAATCCGATGGCGCAACCGTCGCATTGCTCGCCGAGTACGACGCGCTGCCCGATATCGGTCATGCGTGCGGACATAACATCATTGGCACTGCCGCGATTGGGGCGGCGATAGGCGTGCGCGCCGTGATGGATCATCTGCCCGGTACGCTCGTCGTCATCGGCACACCAGCAGAAGAAGGCGGCGGCGGCAAAATTATCCTGCTCGAAAACGGTGGGTTTGCCGGCGTGGACGCGGCGATGATGACGCATCCTTCTGGGCGCACGATGGTCAATCGCGGCTCGCTCGCCTCGGTGCGACTCAACATCGAATTTTCCGGCAAAGCCGCGCACGCTGCCGCCGCGCCGGAGGATGGCATCAACGCACTCGAAGCCGTCATCCTCACCTTCAACAACATCAACGCGTTGCGTTTGCATTTGAAACCGGAAGCGCGCTTGCACGGCATCATCACGCGCGGCGGCTCGGCGGCAAACATCATTCCCGATTATGCCGCCGCGCAATTCAGCGTCCGCGCGGCGTCGCAAAAATACTCCCACGAGATTCTCGCGCGCGTGATTGAATGCGCTCAAGCCGCCGGTCTCGCGACCGGCGCAACGCTCAAACACTCGGTTAAACCCGGTTACGCGGAGATGATTCCGAACAGCGTGATGGCGCGCCTCTTTGCCGAAAATTGGAACGCGCTGGGCATCCAAGTTAAAGACGTGCGCCCGAACGAACGCATGGGCTCGACCGATATGGGCAACGTGAGTCAAACCGTACCGGCGCTGCACGCGTACATCGCGATCGGTCCCGAAGGCATCCCAGGTCACACCACCGAATTTCGCGACGCGGCGATTTCACCGGCGGGACATGCTGGGTTGATTCACGCGGCAAAAGGCATGGCGCTAACCGCGATTGATTTGCTGAGCGACGCCGCGTTGATGCAAGCCGCGCGAGACGAATTCGTTGCAATGATGAGCAAGTAG
- a CDS encoding glycosyltransferase, producing the protein MNHRPTLSVVIPTHNGSATLAACLTALRASSLPPDEIIVVDDASSDDSARIAEQFECRIVRLRENIGAARAKNRGAAVASSDVLFFTDDDVMVAPDVIANLVEKFTDARIAAVVGLLDGRIPFKDFASNFKNLWMRFTYERVPRARIGLFYTSIAAMRRETFAQLGGFNENYRGASIAEDTEFGQRAWGAGYNIVLDPRVTAAHHKRYTLREVLRTDYLRARALMLMRLRKRGQPFYTSVPVFYQLAVPTLFAALGALMGGLVIGYWLLAILGGVLLLAFNFLFSTWFSYLARQRGAPFALLAALFQPIDVFVVGLGMMIAAAEFVRGRKY; encoded by the coding sequence ATGAATCATCGCCCAACCCTTTCCGTTGTTATTCCCACGCACAACGGCTCTGCCACACTTGCGGCGTGTTTGACCGCTCTCCGCGCGTCGTCTCTCCCGCCCGATGAAATCATCGTCGTGGATGATGCGTCGTCCGATGATTCGGCTCGCATCGCGGAACAGTTTGAATGTCGCATAGTACGACTGCGCGAAAACATCGGCGCGGCGCGTGCGAAAAATCGCGGCGCGGCAGTGGCGTCGAGCGATGTGCTTTTCTTCACCGACGACGACGTGATGGTCGCGCCGGACGTCATCGCCAATCTGGTCGAGAAATTCACGGACGCGCGTATCGCCGCAGTCGTCGGTTTGCTCGACGGCAGAATTCCGTTCAAGGATTTTGCCAGCAACTTTAAAAATTTGTGGATGCGCTTTACATACGAGCGCGTGCCGCGCGCTCGTATCGGCTTGTTCTACACGAGCATTGCCGCGATGCGTCGCGAGACGTTCGCGCAACTTGGCGGCTTTAACGAAAACTATCGCGGCGCGAGTATCGCCGAGGACACCGAGTTTGGTCAGCGCGCGTGGGGCGCGGGATACAACATCGTGCTCGATCCGCGCGTGACCGCCGCACATCACAAGCGTTACACCTTGCGCGAGGTCTTGCGAACCGATTATCTCCGCGCGCGCGCGCTCATGTTGATGCGCTTGCGGAAACGCGGACAACCCTTTTACACAAGCGTCCCAGTCTTTTACCAACTCGCCGTGCCAACCTTGTTCGCGGCGCTGGGTGCGTTGATGGGGGGATTGGTAATTGGTTATTGGTTATTGGCAATTTTGGGCGGCGTATTACTTTTAGCTTTTAACTTTTTATTTTCAACTTGGTTTTCGTATCTCGCGCGACAACGCGGCGCACCGTTCGCATTGCTCGCCGCGCTGTTTCAACCGATTGATGTGTTCGTCGTTGGGCTAGGAATGATGATCGCTGCCGCAGAGTTTGTGCGAGGGAGAAAATACTGA
- the rplK gene encoding 50S ribosomal protein L11, with protein MGKKAKAIVKLQVQAGKATPAPPVGTALGPHGINIMQFCKEYNAKTATMAGMVVPAEITIYQDRSFSFVLKTPPAPVLLRKAAGIEKGSGVPNRNKVGAVSRKQVREIAEMKMKDLNAVDVEGAMHMVEGTARSMGIEIKE; from the coding sequence GTGGGTAAGAAAGCCAAAGCAATCGTCAAGCTGCAAGTGCAAGCCGGCAAAGCGACGCCGGCGCCGCCGGTGGGTACGGCGCTCGGTCCGCACGGTATCAACATTATGCAGTTCTGCAAGGAATACAACGCCAAGACGGCGACTATGGCGGGGATGGTCGTTCCGGCAGAAATTACGATTTACCAGGATCGCTCGTTCTCGTTCGTCCTCAAGACGCCGCCCGCGCCAGTGTTGCTGCGCAAAGCGGCGGGCATCGAAAAAGGATCGGGCGTACCAAATCGCAACAAGGTGGGTGCGGTGTCGCGCAAGCAAGTGCGCGAAATCGCGGAAATGAAAATGAAAGACCTGAACGCAGTGGATGTCGAAGGCGCGATGCACATGGTCGAAGGCACTGCGCGCAGTATGGGAATCGAAATAAAAGAGTAA
- a CDS encoding DUF2085 domain-containing protein translates to MQQTRVTGRKRDVIIAIDKFAYWFGGHWLAVFVVLYGAWVWTPFLAPIFMQSGAIGAADGVYTFYSFFCHQLPERSIFLFGPEPMYSLDQIKSVWALDGFLGLRQFNGNAAMGWKVAWSDRMISFYGSVWLGALIFARIRKSAWRLSLVAWLFLGILPVGVDGVTHMINDAVAGTSGLGFRDTNAWLAFLTGNLFPASFYYGDAFGSFNSWMRWLTGIAFGITTVLAWFPFIADGMRDVEQQARETLARVRARDLA, encoded by the coding sequence ATGCAACAAACGAGAGTGACTGGACGCAAACGCGATGTGATTATCGCGATTGATAAATTCGCGTATTGGTTTGGCGGGCATTGGCTCGCGGTGTTCGTCGTGTTGTACGGCGCGTGGGTGTGGACGCCGTTCCTCGCGCCAATCTTTATGCAATCCGGCGCGATAGGCGCGGCAGATGGCGTCTACACATTCTACAGTTTCTTTTGCCATCAATTGCCGGAGCGATCGATTTTTCTCTTCGGTCCCGAACCGATGTACAGTCTCGACCAGATCAAATCCGTTTGGGCGCTCGACGGTTTCCTGGGTTTGCGTCAGTTCAACGGGAACGCGGCGATGGGCTGGAAAGTTGCGTGGAGCGACCGAATGATTTCATTCTACGGGAGTGTATGGCTTGGCGCGCTTATCTTCGCGCGCATTCGAAAAAGCGCATGGCGATTGTCACTCGTGGCGTGGCTCTTTCTCGGCATCCTGCCGGTGGGCGTGGATGGTGTAACGCACATGATTAACGACGCAGTCGCGGGCACGAGCGGCTTGGGTTTTCGCGACACGAACGCGTGGCTCGCGTTTTTGACCGGCAACCTTTTTCCCGCGTCGTTTTATTATGGTGACGCGTTCGGCTCGTTCAACTCGTGGATGCGTTGGTTGACGGGAATCGCGTTTGGTATCACGACCGTACTCGCGTGGTTTCCGTTCATCGCCGATGGTATGCGCGATGTGGAACAGCAAGCGCGCGAAACGTTGGCGCGGGTGCGAGCGCGCGACCTGGCTTGA
- the nusG gene encoding transcription termination/antitermination factor NusG has product MSESTESAPSDLVVETETTPAPESSAPATEPAKVEETKRAWYVVHCYSGYENKVKKGLEQRLLTEPGLHNLIFRVVVPTEEELDLREGQRKVVQRRVFPGYVLVEMIEYRAEDPAAKAAWYAVRNTPGVTGFVSSGDKPAPLREEEVNKILKRMEADQPKVRVTYRPGQVVHIIDGPFADFRGTVDEVNMEKGKVRVMVSFFGRETPVELDLLQVEKV; this is encoded by the coding sequence ATGTCAGAATCTACCGAGAGCGCGCCGAGCGATCTCGTGGTGGAGACTGAGACTACGCCCGCGCCGGAATCGAGCGCGCCAGCGACCGAACCGGCGAAAGTGGAAGAGACCAAGCGCGCGTGGTACGTCGTCCATTGCTACTCCGGGTACGAGAACAAGGTCAAGAAGGGATTGGAGCAACGCCTGTTGACCGAACCGGGATTGCACAATCTCATCTTTCGCGTTGTCGTGCCAACCGAAGAAGAACTCGATTTGCGCGAAGGGCAACGCAAGGTCGTGCAACGCCGCGTGTTTCCCGGTTACGTGCTTGTCGAGATGATCGAATATCGCGCCGAAGATCCGGCGGCGAAAGCGGCGTGGTACGCCGTGCGCAACACGCCGGGCGTAACCGGCTTTGTCAGTTCCGGCGACAAGCCCGCGCCGCTGCGCGAAGAAGAAGTGAACAAGATTCTCAAGCGCATGGAAGCCGATCAACCGAAGGTGCGCGTCACGTATCGTCCTGGTCAAGTCGTTCATATCATTGACGGACCGTTCGCCGATTTTCGCGGCACCGTGGACGAAGTGAACATGGAAAAGGGCAAGGTGCGCGTGATGGTCTCGTTCTTCGGACGCGAGACGCCGGTTGAACTCGATCTATTGCAAGTTGAAAAAGTTTAA
- the rpmG gene encoding 50S ribosomal protein L33, whose protein sequence is MAKKENRLVVTLECTECKNRNYTSVKNKKNDTARIELKKYCPHDRRHTLHRETK, encoded by the coding sequence ATGGCGAAAAAAGAGAATCGCTTGGTGGTCACGCTCGAATGCACCGAGTGCAAGAATCGCAATTACACGAGCGTAAAAAACAAAAAGAACGACACTGCGCGTATCGAACTGAAAAAGTATTGCCCGCACGACCGCCGGCATACGTTGCATCGCGAAACCAAGTAA
- a CDS encoding type II toxin-antitoxin system HicB family antitoxin, whose translation MTRQIKIIVEKHPDGYIAYPLGLKGVVIGEGDTYEDALADVKSAIRFHIETFGQ comes from the coding sequence ATGACGAGACAAATCAAGATAATTGTTGAGAAACATCCCGATGGTTATATCGCATATCCGCTCGGTTTGAAGGGCGTTGTGATTGGCGAAGGGGACACGTACGAGGACGCGCTTGCCGATGTGAAATCGGCGATCCGATTTCACATTGAAACGTTTGGTCAATAA
- the secE gene encoding preprotein translocase subunit SecE, translated as MRKDNRITQYLRETRAELRKVVWPTREEAINLTTIVVMTIVVMSIFFGAVDYLFSALMRVLLGR; from the coding sequence ATTCGCAAAGACAATCGAATTACGCAATACTTGCGCGAGACGCGCGCCGAACTTCGCAAAGTGGTGTGGCCCACGCGCGAGGAAGCCATCAATCTGACGACGATTGTCGTCATGACGATTGTTGTGATGAGTATCTTTTTTGGCGCGGTGGACTATTTGTTTTCCGCGTTGATGCGCGTATTGCTGGGACGCTAA